The following DNA comes from Candidatus Cybelea sp..
CGCGTCGCCATTCGACCCATCCGCCGCGCCGGCGTCGGTACTGCGGTGGTTAAGCCTGATGGGCGCGCTGCTTGCAGGCGGAGCGATTTTCTTGCGGTGGTACTTGCTGGATCGGTTGGAACTTGCCTATCCCGGAGGCATCGCCACCGCTCGGCGCGGCGCGCTCGCAGGCGCACTCGTACTCTTGGCCGTCGCCATCCCAAGCCTGATCGTCCAGGCGTCCGCCGCCGGCGGTGCCTTTGGGCAGGATATCGGAGCGACGCTGCTGCGAACGATTTGGGGCGTCGCGTTCCTGGTCCGCCTAGTTGCCGCCGTCGTCGTGCTCTTCGTCGCACTTTTCGCCTGGAAGCCGCTCAGCCGGATTGCGATCGTTTCGATCGTTATCTTGCTGGCCACCTTCAGCGCATCGGGTCATGCATTAGCTCAATCGAGCCTTAGCGCTCGCGCAATCGCCATGCTGGTAGACTTTGCGCATCTTGCCGCCGCCGCGGCGTGGATTGGCGGCCTCTTTATAATTGCTGCGATATTGTTGCCCCTTTGGCGGGCCCGCGACGTCAGAACGACGGAACGGACCCAAGCCCTTTTTGTGGCTTTTACTCCACTCGCAATGGCGTGCGTCGCCATTATCGTCGTCAGCGGAGCGTATGCGTCGGTTATTCACCTTGGGCATATCGGCGATCTTGTAGGGTCCACCTACGGGCGCGTGCTTCTCATTAAAATTATCGTTGTGGCAGTTCTGTTGCTGCTAGGTTGGCGGCACTTTCGCATCGGGGCTGGAAGGAGCGCCGCGCCGGGTATCGCCACGCTGGGATACGAAACGCTCGCCGGCATCGTCGTTGCGCTGCTCACGGCGATCTTGGTCGGACAAATGCCGCCCGCGCACCTACCCGCATCGACCTCGTCGACCCCTTTGGAACTCGCCGGGGTTCTCTGCATCTTGGCGATCGTACGCTTCGCGTCGGCGAAAAAGGGCCGTACAATTGGGCCTTCAACCACGCCGGCAACTAGGTCTCTAGACCTCGCAATCATCGCGGGATCGGCCGCGCTTTTCTTAATCACGGTCGTGGTCGGTGGATACTCAGTAGAGTCGGCCTCGATGTGGCCGACGCTGCAGCTTAACGACATCGTGCTAGTCGACCGGCTAACCTATCGGCTGCGCTCCCCCCGGCACGACGACCTCGCGGTCTTCGTGCCGCCCGTGGAATCCGGCGGCAAGGACTTCGTAGAGCGTGTGGTCGGCGTTCCGGGCGACGAGATCGCAATCCGCGACGGGATCCTCTATCGAAACGGCAAGGCGCTTGACGAAGTGCCCGAGCAACAACCGGGTGCCTACGATTTAGCGATTCGGGACTACGAAATCTACATCGACGGTGACCCGCTCGACCCCCGCACGGCGGACGTACCGCCGAGGGCGCTCTGGCAGGCTCCGGACCGTATTCCAATGGGCTTCTATCTTTTGCTTGGGGACAACCGAAACTACTCGTACGACTCGCACATTTGGGGCTTCGCTCAGAGCGGCGGAGTGTTCGTGGCCGGACCACTGGCGACGCGAAACGTGCGCGCCGGCTTTGTGGGCATCTCTCGCGGCGTCATTTGGCCGCTGGGCAGACTGTAATTATGTTCCCGACGCGCACTTCTTTGAAGAAAAGGTGACCGGCGAAAGCGATGATACGAAAGGCATTCTTGAAAAGCGGGATGAGTGCGATGGCGGCGGCCGCGATCCTTCCAAGGACGCACCAGGCGCTCGCAAGCGAGGTAATTAGTTACACGCTGACGTCGGCGCCCTTGAAATTCTCGCCGTCGCCCGGACTTGCATTCGCCGGCTTGGCTTACAACGGGTCGATCCCCGGACCGGTATTACGAGCCGCCTACGGGCAGCGCGTGCGCATTCGCTACGTCAGTCGAGTCGCTATACCGACGAGCGTGCATTGGCACGGTATGATTCTTCCAAACGCCATGGACGGCGTTGCCTCAGTGACGCAGCCGCCAGTCCTCGAAAATGGCGAATTCCTGTACGAGTTTACCGCAGGTCCCCCCGGAACGCGCTGGTATCACGATCACGCCTTTCACATGGGGCTTTCACGCGGGCTTTTCGGTATGTTCGTCGTCGACGATCCCAGCGATGAGCCGGCTGACAGGGAGTTCGCGCTTGTTTTTCACGACGTTCCGCAGTGGAGCACGGTCGACGCCGCCGAGCGTGGTATCAGCGGCGTTCCAATGACGATGCTGCCGGGTTCACCGGAGGCGCTAGCAATGACGGCGATGCGTTCCTCTCATAAGATGGGAGATGAGGTGGCGTACG
Coding sequences within:
- the lepB gene encoding signal peptidase I, with amino-acid sequence MKALFAFALLWALSPSAAGAHAYIVGAQPPADSSYQQPAGAIAISFDEPVELLDSNAMQVFDGHGKRIDRRDAAVDPQDATRVIVNLPRRLDSGIYTVRWRVISADTHVVHGIYRIGVGVPVTQGTVLEAASPFDPSAAPASVLRWLSLMGALLAGGAIFLRWYLLDRLELAYPGGIATARRGALAGALVLLAVAIPSLIVQASAAGGAFGQDIGATLLRTIWGVAFLVRLVAAVVVLFVALFAWKPLSRIAIVSIVILLATFSASGHALAQSSLSARAIAMLVDFAHLAAAAAWIGGLFIIAAILLPLWRARDVRTTERTQALFVAFTPLAMACVAIIVVSGAYASVIHLGHIGDLVGSTYGRVLLIKIIVVAVLLLLGWRHFRIGAGRSAAPGIATLGYETLAGIVVALLTAILVGQMPPAHLPASTSSTPLELAGVLCILAIVRFASAKKGRTIGPSTTPATRSLDLAIIAGSAALFLITVVVGGYSVESASMWPTLQLNDIVLVDRLTYRLRSPRHDDLAVFVPPVESGGKDFVERVVGVPGDEIAIRDGILYRNGKALDEVPEQQPGAYDLAIRDYEIYIDGDPLDPRTADVPPRALWQAPDRIPMGFYLLLGDNRNYSYDSHIWGFAQSGGVFVAGPLATRNVRAGFVGISRGVIWPLGRL